The segment CAGTATCTGGTTTTGAATAACTTTGGATAACATCCACCGGACAATCTTTATATTCATTAAACCAACTTTGTATATGATTATTAACAACTTGTAGAACAGTCTTTTGCATGCCTCTCCAGTAGGATACCGCAATATTTTGTCCAGCATATGGAAAATCTATAGTGTTGCGACATTGATCATGGCGCATTTCACATTGTTTAACATTATACTCCGCCAGTTTGGCTAATTCGTTATTCCAAATCATGCCCGCCATACGTGCGGCTGGGGGAAATTCACCAAAACCCTGGGCGATTTGATTACGTAATGCATTGTGCTTATTAACAATTCTGATTCGTATAGCTGGTGTTATTTCTATTATTCTCGGATTTCTACAAGTTTCtgcaaaattctataaaatatatattttaacatcgTTTAGAAACTATTTAGTACAACTACTTACTCCATTATTGTTGCATGCAATGTGTTTTCTTCCATTTCTACACAGATTAGGACTACAGTAATTAGTTTGGGCAAAAACTGCTGGCAGTAGTAccaagaataaaatataaattttaccgCTGAACATTTAATTATCTATTATTCAAACACGTTCGGCAGATAACTGTCATTTTAACACTTAGTtctaatgaattttatatagtcacgcaataaaaaatacatacagtgattaaaaaaaaatagaggacaatttttttcagttctagtttagttttatttcagttctagtttagttctagttcagatctaattcagttctagttcagttctagttcagttctagttcagttccagttcagttctagttcagttctagttcagttctagttcagttctagttcagttctagttcagttctagttcagttctagttcagttctagttcagttctagttcagttctagttcagttctagttcagttctagttcagttattgtGCGAATACTTCAACTACTCAGTGTTCTATCAAATTCccgcttaaaatttatttaaataaataattttattataattttttttttagttatttactttcaaatattgttgtttgcaaattctattatatttgatttacctattatttctaaattgtagttatttatttaaattgcaaaaagtggacttttttcaaaaattgtcaaatctatttatttttggttaaaaaatttcCATGCTCTTTTGTTGGgagaattttctaaagaaaactgatatttaaaaattttctcaagaTAACTGATCTGCGTAAAGGTTTCTAAAGAGAGATAATGACaagttatttgaaaaaagcTGATCATTGTTTATTCATGTTTTCTGCATAAGCCTCTAAAAAAATGAtccacaaattttcttaaaaaagctgATCTTCGACAAATTTCTAAAGAATACTTTTCTTTGACAAAATTTCTAAGAAaagtgattttaaatttttataaaatttcttcattttacaaaaaattttcctaagAACATTGTTTGGATAATTCTAAAGATtgattcgataaaatttctaataaaaactgatcttcgaaaattttttaaaaaaatttatttttgaaaattatctaaacaaatttgatattctttaattttttttatacaactgatcttcttaaatttgtttaaaaaaacaaatttaaatgattgATATTAGCGAACGATCttcatttttaagtttttatcgaTAACATAATGGTTTgcctaaacaaattaaattgatCGTAATTGACGAATGATTTTTCTGTTAGCGAGACTTGTCTTTAGTAGGAAACAGCTAAACAATTAATCGTGTATTAAGATGGATGTTTGAGCGTTTTATGAAAATGCGTTAAATTTATGTGTTTATCGTAATTAGTGAATGATCTTTTTGTTAGATCGTAAATAGCGAACAATCACTATTTTTAAGTTCTTATCGTTAGGAAAACAAATGTACTTGATCGTAATTAATGAATGATCTTCTAAGTTAGATGTTTgagtattttatagaaatgcgttaaatttatgtatttatcgTAATTAGTGAATGATCTTTTTGTTAGATCGTAAATAGCGAACGATCACCATTTTTAAGTTCTTATCGTTAGGAAAACAAAAGTACTTGATCGTAACTAATCATAATTAGTGAATGATCTGTTTTGTTAGCATGACATGTGTTTAGTTAAACTcagctaaa is part of the Lucilia cuprina isolate Lc7/37 chromosome 3, ASM2204524v1, whole genome shotgun sequence genome and harbors:
- the LOC111679886 gene encoding antigen 5 like allergen Cul n 1-like translates to MFSGKIYILFLVLLPAVFAQTNYCSPNLCRNGRKHIACNNNGNFAETCRNPRIIEITPAIRIRIVNKHNALRNQIAQGFGEFPPAARMAGMIWNNELAKLAEYNVKQCEMRHDQCRNTIDFPYAGQNIAVSYWRGMQKTVLQVVNNHIQSWFNEYKDCPVDVIQSYSKPDTGKAIGHFTAMIQDKATHVGCAILRYNKNGYIQQLMTCNYAYTNVKRAPVYEQGPTASNCTSGTHKRFPSLCSLREKYN